A window from Methylocystis sp. MJC1 encodes these proteins:
- a CDS encoding ABC transporter permease codes for MAVDAAQNPPDVSPLEGGARLALAGDWTLAASRRLENKAQEVVDFGRRGDFVTLDLSGVSRLDTAGAWLINRARRTLARSNVGVALEHVRPEHDILLEEATYRDFQAPARKSVPIVLELLADVGRAIVYSLKEFYRGIAFLGEFVAVLGYIATHPRHFRGTSLVAHMELIGLRSAPIVILINLLVGAIVAQQGIYQLIRFGATTYAVDLIGILVLRELGVLLTSIMIAGRSGSAITAEIGSMKMREEIDALRVMGLSVIEVLVAPRVLALILSLPILTFIADMSALFGGMLVSWGYGGISPAAFSSLLREAIGFNTFMVGIIKAPFMALVIGLIAMIDGLATQGSAESLGRQVTSSVVKSIFMVIVLDGLFAIFFASIHY; via the coding sequence ATGGCTGTCGACGCCGCCCAGAATCCCCCGGACGTCTCGCCCCTCGAGGGCGGCGCGCGGTTGGCGCTCGCCGGCGATTGGACCCTCGCGGCCTCCCGCCGCCTCGAAAACAAGGCGCAGGAGGTCGTCGATTTCGGTCGCCGCGGCGACTTCGTGACACTCGACCTTTCTGGCGTGTCGCGTCTCGACACCGCCGGCGCCTGGCTGATCAATCGCGCCCGCCGCACGCTTGCGCGATCCAATGTCGGCGTCGCGCTCGAACATGTGCGTCCCGAGCACGACATATTGCTCGAGGAAGCAACCTACCGCGATTTCCAAGCGCCCGCGCGCAAGTCCGTCCCCATCGTTCTGGAGCTTCTCGCGGATGTCGGCCGCGCCATCGTCTACAGCCTGAAGGAATTCTACCGGGGCATCGCCTTCCTGGGCGAATTCGTCGCGGTGCTGGGATATATCGCGACGCACCCGCGCCATTTCCGCGGGACCTCTCTCGTCGCGCATATGGAGCTGATCGGTCTGCGCAGCGCGCCGATCGTTATCCTCATCAATCTCCTCGTGGGCGCCATTGTCGCCCAGCAGGGCATTTACCAGCTCATCAGATTTGGCGCGACAACCTACGCCGTCGACCTGATCGGCATATTGGTGCTGCGCGAGCTCGGCGTCCTGCTCACCTCCATCATGATCGCGGGCCGCTCGGGCTCCGCCATCACCGCCGAAATCGGCTCCATGAAGATGCGGGAGGAGATCGACGCGCTGCGCGTCATGGGCCTCTCGGTCATCGAAGTGCTCGTCGCGCCGCGGGTGCTGGCGCTCATCCTGTCGCTGCCGATCCTGACCTTCATCGCGGATATGTCCGCGCTCTTCGGCGGCATGCTGGTCTCCTGGGGCTATGGCGGCATCAGCCCCGCAGCTTTTTCCTCACTGCTCAGGGAAGCCATCGGATTCAACACATTCATGGTCGGGATCATCAAAGCGCCGTTCATGGCGCTGGTCATCGGGCTGATCGCGATGATCGACGGGCTGGCGACGCAAGGCTCCGCCGAATCGCTCGGCCGTCAGGTGACGTCCTCTGTCGTGAAATCGATTTTCATGGTCATCGTGCTCGATGGCCTCTTCGCCATCTTTTTCGCCTCGATTCATTACTAA
- a CDS encoding ABC transporter ATP-binding protein codes for MSFLTNDGWGGTTADVIISVRDLIVGFGDKIVMKGLDLDVYRGEVLGFVGGSGQGKSVLTRAILGLVPTRGGSIRIFGRDRDALAPAERRALEQRWGVLFQNGALFSGLTVKQNIQMPMRETRDLSPRLMDELAMLKLDLVGLKPDAADKFPSELSGGMVKRAALARALALDPELVFLDEPTSGLDPIGAAEFDELIGTLQKTLGLTVFMVTHDLDSLYAICDRVAALADGKVIAAGPLETLLESDHPWLRAYFHGARGGRFAAKSPD; via the coding sequence ATGAGCTTTCTTACCAACGATGGCTGGGGCGGAACGACAGCCGACGTCATTATCAGCGTGCGCGACCTCATCGTCGGCTTCGGCGACAAAATCGTGATGAAGGGGCTCGATCTCGACGTCTATCGCGGCGAGGTGCTCGGCTTTGTCGGCGGTTCGGGGCAGGGAAAGTCCGTGCTGACCCGCGCGATTCTGGGCCTCGTTCCGACCCGCGGCGGCTCCATCCGCATTTTCGGCAGGGATCGCGACGCGCTGGCGCCGGCCGAAAGGCGGGCGCTCGAGCAGCGCTGGGGCGTTCTGTTCCAGAACGGCGCGCTCTTTTCCGGCCTTACGGTGAAGCAGAACATCCAGATGCCGATGCGTGAGACCCGCGATCTCTCGCCCCGGCTGATGGATGAGCTCGCCATGCTCAAGCTGGACCTTGTGGGCTTGAAACCTGACGCGGCCGACAAATTTCCGTCGGAATTATCGGGCGGCATGGTCAAGCGCGCGGCGCTGGCCCGCGCATTGGCGCTCGACCCTGAGCTCGTCTTCCTCGATGAACCGACATCCGGCCTCGATCCGATCGGCGCGGCGGAATTTGACGAACTAATTGGGACGCTGCAGAAAACGCTCGGGCTGACGGTGTTCATGGTCACCCATGACCTCGACAGTCTTTACGCGATTTGCGACCGGGTCGCGGCGCTCGCCGATGGCAAAGTGATTGCGGCGGGGCCGCTCGAAACCCTGCTGGAATCGGATCATCCCTGGCTTAGGGCATATTTTCACGGGGCGCGCGGCGGGCGATTCGCCGCGAAAAGCCCCGACTGA
- a CDS encoding MlaD family protein: METRANYALIGAFTLATIFAAFGFVFWFSGPSQVGKQDAYQIVFAGSVSGLSRGSSVLFNGVKVGEVTHIAISENDPSKVDVLVKIDEHTPVKANTRARLETRGFTGVADVLLVGGTPGAPDLVAEEGQHYPQIQAERSENVQSLSTKAAALLVKLDTLLDENKDTIRGTLKNAETFTKTLSDNSEQISAFIKDAGDAAHSLKPVAARLDRFLAAGEQTLKALDPKQLKAITGNVASASTNIKNFSATGLKQYEQLAVDARKAIDSLDQAIKSIERDPSQFIWGPSQTTPDYRAR; encoded by the coding sequence ATGGAAACCCGCGCCAATTACGCCTTGATCGGTGCCTTCACGCTGGCGACGATTTTTGCGGCCTTCGGTTTCGTCTTCTGGTTCTCGGGACCGAGCCAGGTCGGCAAGCAGGACGCCTATCAGATCGTCTTTGCGGGGTCGGTTTCCGGGCTCTCGCGCGGGTCTTCTGTCCTTTTCAACGGCGTGAAGGTCGGCGAGGTCACCCACATCGCCATTTCCGAAAACGATCCCAGCAAGGTCGACGTTCTCGTGAAGATCGACGAGCATACGCCGGTCAAAGCCAATACGCGCGCCCGGCTGGAGACCCGCGGCTTCACCGGCGTCGCCGACGTGCTGCTGGTCGGCGGCACGCCCGGCGCGCCCGATCTGGTCGCGGAGGAGGGGCAGCACTACCCGCAGATTCAGGCCGAGCGCTCCGAAAACGTGCAGTCGCTTTCCACTAAGGCCGCCGCGCTGCTCGTGAAGCTCGACACGCTCCTCGATGAAAACAAGGACACCATCCGGGGCACGCTGAAAAACGCGGAAACTTTCACCAAGACGCTCTCGGACAACTCCGAGCAGATCTCCGCCTTCATTAAGGATGCCGGCGACGCGGCCCATTCATTGAAGCCCGTCGCGGCGCGGCTCGACCGCTTCCTGGCGGCGGGCGAGCAGACGCTGAAGGCGCTCGACCCCAAGCAGCTCAAGGCGATCACGGGCAACGTCGCCAGCGCCTCGACAAATATCAAGAATTTCTCGGCGACCGGCCTCAAGCAATATGAGCAGCTGGCGGTCGACGCCCGTAAAGCGATCGACTCGCTCGACCAGGCGATCAAATCCATCGAGCGCGATCCCTCGCAGTTCATCTGGGGCCCGTCGCAGACGACGCCGGACTATCGCGCGCGCTGA
- a CDS encoding ABC-type transport auxiliary lipoprotein family protein, with translation MGQVRISIWTPARRASFAGLAFLVAGCVAPTRETFDLAMAPSALQVAMGGPVLGVREPTATPPTSSERVVVRNVDGSVALLPDAQWSQPLPRLLRERMIEALQRRGVAASRIGFGSNRALATDIRRFEIDAARNVAVVEIAVYIVDESSGATRAGHSFSAEAQTPENIGSGAVSALGQAAAQALAKMADWARGR, from the coding sequence ATGGGGCAGGTGCGCATTTCGATATGGACGCCGGCAAGGCGCGCGTCTTTCGCGGGCCTCGCCTTTCTTGTCGCCGGCTGCGTCGCTCCGACCCGCGAAACCTTCGATCTCGCTATGGCGCCTAGCGCTCTGCAGGTTGCGATGGGCGGCCCTGTTCTCGGCGTCAGGGAGCCGACGGCGACGCCGCCGACGAGCTCGGAGCGCGTGGTCGTGCGCAACGTCGATGGGAGCGTCGCCCTGCTGCCGGACGCGCAATGGTCGCAGCCCCTGCCGCGCCTCCTGCGCGAGCGCATGATCGAGGCCCTACAGCGCCGCGGCGTCGCTGCTTCGAGGATCGGGTTCGGAAGCAACCGGGCGCTCGCGACCGACATTCGGCGGTTCGAAATCGACGCGGCGCGCAATGTCGCTGTCGTGGAGATCGCCGTCTATATCGTGGACGAAAGCAGTGGCGCGACGCGTGCCGGGCACAGCTTCAGCGCGGAGGCGCAGACGCCAGAAAATATCGGGTCGGGCGCCGTTTCCGCGCTTGGCCAAGCGGCGGCGCAGGCCCTCGCCAAGATGGCCGATTGGGCGCGCGGGCGCTAG
- a CDS encoding 2Fe-2S iron-sulfur cluster-binding protein yields the protein MVKMSFDDTATRYGAEPGGGAPTKVKITFVDSNGQPRTVEGEVGSTVMETARRNDIPEIAAECGGACACATCHVYVDEKWVEKAGKPSQMEEDMLDFAFDVKPNSRLCCQITVRPELDGLVVTTPAQQG from the coding sequence ATGGTGAAGATGAGCTTCGACGACACAGCGACACGCTACGGCGCCGAACCGGGCGGCGGCGCGCCGACCAAGGTCAAGATCACCTTCGTCGACTCCAACGGCCAGCCCCGCACGGTCGAGGGCGAGGTAGGCTCCACCGTGATGGAAACCGCCCGCCGCAACGACATCCCGGAGATCGCGGCCGAATGCGGCGGCGCCTGCGCCTGCGCCACCTGCCATGTCTATGTCGACGAGAAATGGGTCGAAAAGGCCGGCAAGCCCTCGCAGATGGAAGAGGACATGCTCGACTTCGCCTTCGACGTGAAGCCGAATTCCCGCCTGTGCTGCCAGATCACCGTGCGCCCGGAGCTCGACGGGCTGGTCGTGACCACCCCCGCCCAGCAGGGCTGA
- a CDS encoding NAD(P)/FAD-dependent oxidoreductase — MNQVNEAAIETDVVIVGAGPAGLFAVFELGLLDIKCHVIDILPRAGGQCSELYPEKPIYDIPGLPEITGQGLTDNLLKQIEPFHPTFHFNEMVETLTSLGTPEKPAFRLTTDAGKVFHAKVVVVAAGGGSFQPKKPPIPTIEQYEGKSVFYAVRRMEDFRDKDVVIVGGGDSALDWTLNLQPIAKSLTLVHRRDAFRAAPHSVSAMQELVAAGKISFKLGQITTVEGADGELSTALLKGNDGVEQKLPCQRLMPFFGLTMKLGPVAEWGLQLNENLIPVDTEKFETSHPGIFAVGDINYYPGKLKLILSGFHEGALAAQKAHRYVYPEKKLLFQYTTSSTNLQKKLGVS; from the coding sequence ATGAACCAGGTCAACGAAGCCGCGATCGAAACCGATGTCGTCATCGTCGGCGCCGGCCCGGCCGGGCTTTTCGCGGTGTTCGAACTGGGGCTCCTGGACATCAAATGCCATGTCATCGACATTCTGCCGCGCGCCGGCGGCCAGTGCTCGGAGCTTTATCCCGAGAAGCCGATCTACGACATTCCGGGCCTGCCGGAGATCACCGGCCAGGGCCTGACGGATAATCTGCTCAAGCAGATCGAGCCTTTCCACCCGACCTTCCACTTCAACGAGATGGTCGAGACGCTCACCTCGCTCGGCACGCCGGAGAAGCCGGCCTTCCGCCTCACCACCGACGCCGGCAAGGTCTTCCACGCCAAGGTCGTCGTCGTTGCGGCCGGCGGCGGCTCGTTCCAGCCCAAGAAGCCGCCGATCCCCACGATCGAGCAATATGAGGGCAAGTCGGTCTTCTACGCCGTGCGCCGTATGGAGGACTTCCGCGACAAGGACGTCGTGATCGTCGGTGGCGGCGATTCGGCGCTCGACTGGACGCTGAACTTGCAGCCGATCGCCAAGAGCCTGACGCTGGTGCATCGCCGTGACGCCTTCCGCGCCGCCCCGCATTCGGTTTCGGCCATGCAGGAGCTGGTCGCGGCCGGCAAGATTTCCTTCAAGCTCGGGCAGATTACGACGGTCGAGGGCGCCGACGGCGAGCTGTCCACGGCGCTTCTGAAGGGCAATGACGGAGTCGAGCAGAAGCTCCCCTGCCAGCGCCTCATGCCCTTCTTCGGCTTGACGATGAAGCTCGGCCCGGTCGCCGAATGGGGCCTGCAGCTCAACGAGAATCTCATCCCGGTCGACACCGAGAAATTCGAGACGAGCCATCCGGGCATCTTCGCCGTCGGCGACATCAACTACTATCCGGGCAAATTGAAGCTCATTCTCTCGGGCTTCCACGAGGGCGCGCTCGCGGCGCAGAAGGCGCATCGCTACGTCTATCCCGAGAAGAAGCTGCTGTTCCAATACACGACGTCGTCGACGAATCTGCAGAAGAAGCTCGGCGTCTCCTAA
- a CDS encoding 4'-phosphopantetheinyl transferase family protein yields the protein MNVAVRALDISGVAPGQWSALAASLDDAERARAARFAFEEDRQSYIAAHALLRAELSSHADRAPSDWRFAATALGKPFLLDAPRDLRFSITHTRGMVAVAITEGLEIGVDVESEDRRAESMKLAERFFAPEEIALLRAVEGDARREMFFAIWTLKEAVVKATGQGLSRALDSFAVSPDPPRVTMRDEEWGADHWRLGSFHFALAAQGNITADFSVVDVGLTFSQ from the coding sequence GTGAACGTCGCGGTTCGGGCGCTGGACATTTCGGGCGTTGCGCCCGGGCAATGGTCAGCGCTCGCCGCGTCGCTCGATGACGCAGAGCGCGCGCGCGCCGCGCGCTTTGCATTTGAAGAAGACCGTCAATCTTACATTGCCGCCCATGCGCTATTGCGGGCGGAACTTTCGAGTCACGCCGACCGCGCTCCCTCCGATTGGCGCTTTGCGGCGACGGCGCTCGGCAAGCCTTTCCTTCTCGACGCGCCCCGCGATCTGCGTTTCAGCATCACCCACACGCGCGGCATGGTGGCGGTCGCCATCACGGAAGGCCTTGAGATCGGGGTCGACGTCGAATCCGAGGATCGGCGCGCGGAAAGCATGAAGCTCGCGGAGCGTTTCTTCGCGCCGGAGGAAATTGCGCTGCTGCGCGCTGTCGAGGGCGATGCGCGGCGCGAAATGTTTTTCGCCATATGGACGCTCAAAGAGGCGGTGGTGAAGGCCACGGGCCAGGGGCTCTCCCGCGCGCTCGACAGTTTCGCCGTCTCGCCCGATCCGCCGCGCGTGACGATGCGCGACGAAGAGTGGGGCGCCGACCATTGGCGCCTCGGCTCATTTCATTTCGCGCTGGCGGCGCAAGGCAACATTACCGCCGATTTCAGCGTAGTGGATGTTGGCTTAACCTTCTCGCAATAG
- a CDS encoding linear amide C-N hydrolase yields the protein MKKALFSLCLVSAFAFSGLSANACTRILYETGAKSYQIGRTMDWMVDPGTDLWAFPKGMARDGGVGQGSIKWTAKHGSVISSFYNLAAVDGMNDAGLVANVLYLVEADYGDAAKSKKPKLSIGAWAQYALDNFGSVAEAVAALQKEPFVLIAPDLPDGNKAGAHLALADASGDSAIFEYLNGKLVIHHGAQYRVMTNSPSFDQQLAIESYWKHVDGEKFLPGTARSADRFARVSWNLNAAAKEKDPRLATATTFSLIRAISVPLGIADPERPNIASTIWRTVSDLGAKRYYFESAYSPSIFWVDLDRLKLEPGAKPMKLDLSGKPILSGEVSGKFVEAEAFKFLAR from the coding sequence ATGAAGAAAGCCCTTTTCAGCCTGTGCCTCGTCTCAGCCTTCGCTTTTTCCGGCCTTTCCGCCAACGCCTGCACGCGCATCCTTTACGAGACCGGGGCCAAGTCCTACCAAATCGGCCGCACCATGGATTGGATGGTCGACCCCGGAACCGATCTCTGGGCTTTCCCCAAGGGCATGGCGCGCGACGGCGGCGTGGGGCAGGGGTCGATCAAATGGACCGCCAAGCACGGCTCGGTCATCAGCTCCTTCTATAATCTCGCGGCCGTCGACGGCATGAACGACGCCGGGCTCGTCGCCAATGTGCTCTATCTCGTCGAAGCGGATTACGGCGACGCCGCCAAGTCGAAAAAGCCGAAGCTCTCCATCGGCGCCTGGGCGCAATATGCGCTCGATAATTTCGGCTCTGTGGCCGAGGCCGTGGCGGCGCTGCAGAAGGAGCCTTTCGTCCTGATCGCGCCCGACCTGCCCGACGGCAACAAGGCCGGCGCCCATCTCGCCCTCGCCGACGCCTCGGGCGACAGCGCGATTTTCGAATATTTGAACGGCAAGCTCGTCATCCACCATGGCGCGCAATATCGGGTGATGACCAACTCACCGAGCTTCGACCAGCAGCTTGCGATCGAGTCATATTGGAAGCACGTCGACGGCGAGAAATTCCTGCCGGGCACGGCCCGCTCCGCCGACCGTTTCGCGCGCGTGAGCTGGAATCTGAACGCCGCCGCCAAGGAGAAGGACCCGCGCCTCGCCACCGCCACGACCTTCTCGCTGATCCGCGCCATCTCCGTGCCGCTGGGCATTGCCGATCCCGAACGCCCGAACATCGCCTCGACCATCTGGCGCACGGTCTCTGATCTGGGCGCCAAGCGTTATTATTTCGAAAGCGCCTACAGCCCGTCGATCTTCTGGGTGGACCTCGACCGGCTGAAGCTGGAGCCGGGCGCAAAGCCCATGAAGCTCGATTTGAGCGGCAAGCCGATTTTGTCGGGAGAGGTTTCGGGGAAGTTTGTGGAGGCGGAGGCGTTCAAGTTTTTGGCGAGGTAA